In Trichoderma asperellum chromosome 1, complete sequence, a single window of DNA contains:
- a CDS encoding uncharacterized protein (EggNog:ENOG41), translated as MSDEDKELLARIGQLAGQINRHKSQQANYRSVPPSHHPGRHRGNAYRQASAPYPTRGYSGRPAATHRNRTLHLNASASASGSASSSAAPSPAPTTPGWVTKNDRHRQLINANIYEKESQNRAKAIEETRQRRIQEQKRREKQRFSEYLRHQATVDGFPSTSTNPAVTNEITVNGIRFRVLDGGKKLVKTLGDPSPPTMTPKMTVIAGVKFHRTKTGNLVAQRIVKDHRRSGTVKKLDQRCKIFSTTGSCSKGPACRYVHDPDKVALCKDFLKDGKCPNGESCDLSHELTPERVPNCLHFAKGQCSRPDCPFTHSKASPSAPVCAAFGFCGYCDKGADCTDRHVFECPDFSNTGICKTRGCKLLHRERASVLRNQAKQRDEAQDVSSEDESVDSDDVDSDEVAEFLEGDSDDSDFDNPKDYLPL; from the exons ATGTCAGACGAAGACAAAGAGCTGTTGGCGCGCATCGGTCAACTCGCTG GCCAAATTAATCGACACAAAAGTCAGCAAGCCAACTACCGCTCCGTCCCGCCATCCCATCACCCTGGGCGTCATCGAG GAAATGCGTATCGTCAAGCAAGCGCGCCTTATCCGACCAGAGGCTACAGCGGCCGGCCAGCCGCCACACACCGCAACAGAACACTGCATCTCAACGCTTCGGCATCTGCTTCAGGGTCTGCCTCCAGCTCGGCCGCCCCCAGCCCTGCTCCTACGACACCGGGCTGGGTGACCAAAAACGATCGCCACCGCCAGCTCATAAACGCTAATATatatgagaaagaaagcCAAAATCGGGCCAAGGCTATCGAAGAGACTCGCCAGAGAAGAATTCAAGAGCAGAAGCGCCGGGAGAAGCAGCGATTTAGCGAATACCTTCGCCACCAGGCCACAGTGGACGGATTTCCAAGCACAAGCACTAATCCCGCAGTGACGAATGAAATAACGGTCAACGGTATTCGCTTCCGCGTCTTAGATGGAGGGAAAAAACTTGTTAAGACGCTCG GTGACCCTTCCCCCCCTACTATGACGCCAAAGATGACTGTCATTGCTGGTGTCAAGTTCCATCGTACAAAGACTGGAAATCTTGTGGCGCAGAGGATAGTCAAAGATCACCG TCGATCCGGTACGGTCAAAAAACTTGATCAACGATGCAAAATCTTTTCAACGACTG GTTCCTGTTCAAAAGGCCCAGCCTGCCGATACGTTCATGACCCCGACAAGGTGGCTCTTTGCAAGGATTTCTTGAAAGACGGCAAGTGTCCCAACGGCGAGTCTTGCGATCTCTCTCATGAGCTTACCCCAGAACGTGTCCCGAATTGTTTGCACTTTGCCAAAGGACAATGCTCCCGGCCTGACTGTCCCTTTACTCACTCCAAAGCCTCCCCAAGTGCCCCCGTGTGTGCGGCATTTGGCTTCTGTGGATACTGTGACAAGGGTGCAGACTGCACCGATCGCCACGTCTTTGAATGCCCAGACTTCAGCAATACCGGTATCTGTAAAACCAGAGGATGTAAGCTGCTCCATCGTGAGAGGGCAAGCGTCCTCCGAAACCAGGCCAAACAGCGCGACGAGGCCCAGGATGTCTCCAGCGAAGATGAGTCAGTCGATTCTGACGATGTCGATTCTGACGAAGTGGCCGAGTTCCTCGAGGGCGATTCCGATGACTCTGACTTTGACAACCCAAAGGACTATCTCCCCCTTTAA